The following is a genomic window from Malus sylvestris chromosome 7, drMalSylv7.2, whole genome shotgun sequence.
GGCAACTGATCTctgatgttttttcttttttgcttgtCAGATTGGGCGAACTTGCCAACAGATGTTTTGTCTTTGATTTACGACAGGTTGTCTGTTGCATCTGATTGCATACAATTCATGGCCGTTTGCAGGTCATGGCGTTGTATGAAAAAGGACAGAAAATATAAACGTGCTAGGTTGACAACTCCAATGGTCTTTGTTTCTGAGAGGAAAGAAAATACATGGAATGTATATGATTTTGTGAACAATCAAGTCCTTGGTTTTCAATTAAAATTACCAAAGACGCGATTTTGTGGGTCTTCCAATGGATGGATAATAACAGTGGAGAATTTTGTAGTAACCCTAAGGAATCCACAATATGATGTTAAAGGGAGGACAGAGAGGCCTTCAATCATTCGCCTTCCTCCACTAAAACCTCAAGTTAATTACAAACTACGAGGTTATGCTAAAGCTCATTCTGACTATTTTGTCATCAAGGCTACGATGTCAACAGACCCGATCTCAAACTCCAAAGATTGCATTGTTATGGTTCTGTATGAGCCTCTTAGTCAATTGGCTTTTATTAGGCTTGGTAAAGACACAAGGTGGACATATATTGATAAGTATGGTGATGAAATCTATCTGTGGATTAAAGATGTTGTTCTAATTGAAGATAAGATTTACTTCGTCGATAGTCGGAGCAGACTTTGGGCTTTTGAATCTACATCCAAATCCACCGTAGATGTACAATTGGTTGCTACTGGAATAGCAGATCGACCTCAAAAAATGTATCTTGTcggttcaaagaagaaaggatTATTGATGATTTACAGATTTAGTGAGTATGGACGGTTTACCCGCGAGTCGAGGAAGTTTAGAATTTTTGAATTGAATTCTAATGACGAGTGGATTGAGAAAAACGACTTAGGTGATATTGCTTTGTTTGTGGGTGATAACAATTCAGTATTTGTGGTTGCTTCAATGCATTCAAGATGTCAGTCAAACTGCATATACTTTGTCAATGACAACGATGGTATACAATGTCGACATACATTTGACGATTTTGGGGTGTATAATGTCAAAAGTCAAAGCGTTACAAAACCTGCACATTTGAGGAACCCAGTGAAGAGGACGAGGTACCCTCCATTTATGTTTCAACCAACTGTTTACATGTAACAATTTCTTATTTGTCCCTCAGAATATTATTTTAAAGTTAATATATGAGGTCTTGTTTGGAACGTATATAGCTACATGAACTAGTTGATagttgatatatttttttatttataaaaaaaaattacaagatCATGTACAATTCAAGATAATCAGCCGATAAATTACAAGATGttgggggagggagggaggggtcGAGTGGTTCAGTGGATGAATTAGAAAGGGGAAAAATGAGTTCAGGAAATGGCATCAATTGTAAGGTTCCTCTTTGGTAGAGACTTGTCTGTAAATttaatcaatatatatatagctgATCTAAAAGAGTAAAGAGCTTACTGTCCTAGGAAACAATTACAAGGGAAATTAAACAAGATATATAGCGCTTGCAGCAACTCATAACTGAAAGCAACTGAGTCCCAGGAATAGAATGCACTCCTCACTGCGTTGTGCGTTCCAACCGAATGGTAGAACAGTATACTACCAAGCATTAGAACCGAAAATGTTGATTCATCAAACTGTCAGTCCGCCTATTGCGTCGAATTCACGTAACTTGATACCAAAATATATGCAGCTATGCATATGGGTTCACTTGTAAACTATATGTGCGCGTGCACGTGTCTAGTTTTATGAACCTGATGAGAATCTATCTCTGGGTGCTTGCATATGTGTTGGTTTATGAACTCCAGGAAGATTATAAAAATAACATGAAAAGAGAGAGCAGGGAAGCCGAAAGAGAGGTGGTGGTGAGTGCAAGGAGGCAGGGAGTGAGTGTCAAATACTAAGTGAACCTCCAGTACTCTATCTATATTCTAATGCGAGTGGTGTTACTTCTCTTAACATGTATAATCATAGCATAAGTGCAACACACAACAAAGCAACAATCTTTAAAACTGcagtttaaatatatatatatatatatatatatatatatatatatggagtaATTAACTGAGATGCTGTGGAGCTACATATTGTTACTTCGATCATGAGCTTCAACAAGCTTTCTAGTATTTCATAAATAACTTAGAGCCTCTGGATTCCACAACTTTCCGAACCATGCCTGCCTCGCCGAGTGACCACAAGTGCCTGGGGAATTATTACTTGTACCTAGAATAAGAGGTTCCTACACACTCGGAGTCTCTACGACCTAGCGGATCTACTCTTCAGAAGTACCTACGCCCTCCTCCTCCTTTgacctcctcttcttcttcagctCATTCTTGGTTGGAGTCCGTACATGCGTAGCAACACACTCGTGTGTGTGGTGCTTGGAGTACACTGGGTAAGCACACACCGATTTCTTAGAGCAAACGTAATGTGTTGCAAGGTGTTTGTCATGAACATGGATCCTCAAGCCTTCAATTGTATCGAAGTTCTTgcttaataaattaataattaagaaaaactagttaattaaataatgattgtggtatacgaagAGTCTTTCTCCTTactttccttgggttttgcaaatttttcaaatgatatgGCTGTCCACTTCAGATACCACCTAAAGTGGCatagaaatgtggtataaaaacatggtatgaataacattattctttttatttataatgaCCCGCCAATTGTGAAACTTAATCAAATTTATCATCCCTTAGTGTAGTATAGTACTGTATCAAACAATGATGCATAAAATTCGCCTAGCTAGAATATGGATGCAGTAATTAAAATTCTAATGGTGcaagtagggatgggcaaaataccagCGGGTACCTCagttacccgcccatttaaaacttacggttacggttatggataaccttttaaaacaaataaacggttatagGTATAATTATTTATCCGTAAAATTTAAATAGATGGTTATGATTATTACCCGTGGTTATAATGAGAACTCATttaactgtttattttaatatatgtaaaataaaataaaataaactaaaaactctaAATTATTCGACCTCTCCCAATACTCCCGACGCTCATCTCCGCCTCTCTCTAATCGCCGGCAAAATAGTGGATTCGTTACCCATTTTTAGTCGTGGATGATGGCGGCACCTCGTTCTGACTTCCATCAACCACAAAACCcacttttctctttttatttttattcaaaattcaatGATTTATATTTTCGATTAATTGGATTCGAGGTTTGGATTGGTATAACATGTGATCAATAATTGAGGAAGGGAAGCAATTGTTTGTGGTGCCGCAGACTAATCTCCATGCGAGAATCCTAGATTGCttcctaatttattttcatGGACACTGAGTTCCTATTTTGATGCCTCagtacttgttttgttttctctttttcgTATAATATTAATTGATTGCCAACCACACAAGTTTCGTAACAAGAACGACTTGCCTGACGTGAGCATACGACAATtgtaaaaaatttcatcaatgATACAATAATATGTATAAGTTTTTTTAGGACCTAAATATTAACATACGGATATACATGTTAAATGTACCAATAACAatgtttaattgtcagaaaaaaattatgacaattttctattttgattttcaagttgttaaaaaaacgtgacgggtgaaaaaaaaggggtaaaatgtgtaaaaaatggtaaacgggtaaatgggtatgcggttattTGTATGTGTATGACCGTTTATACAATTATCCAATGGGCAAACGATTATGCGGATAAGAGCTTAAATAGTTATTGGTAAATAATCGCGGTTACCCGCCTGCCATAACCGTTGTCAATCCCTAGGTGCAAGTGTAATTTTTATGCACTTTCATAAACGACTCTCACGTTATCCACGTTGCTAATTTAATTGGAGTATTAAACAACTAAACAAACATTAATTGTAAATTAAGGGGAACATTTCAATGTGCAATATGGAGGAAACTAAAACTAAAGAGAGTGTAAAATGGGGGTAGTTCATTCGATTAACTAAAAGTCAACGGAATTCATCATAATGAGTTATTGACTTGGGCCCCGGGCCTCATGGTCTCATTGCCTCATGGGCTTTGCGGCGTTCGTGTTGGCCCGATAGGAATGATCACTACATGGACCGAGCATTCGAACTTCAGAACATTTCTATTGGGCTTATGGTCCAATACAGATTCAGCCTTTGGTCAATCTCAAGTAAAAAGACCATCCTATCCTATTGATTAACTTATGGGGTCAAGAACATGAATGTTGGGTTTGCTTGGAATGTCCGCAAACTAAAGCGTAAGGGTGTCGCAAACTGAATCCTTGTCGGACTCGGAGTCATAACTTTTCTGCTCTTTGCCACTGGCCTCCTGCTAAGCCAATAAGCCCTCTCTAACACCGGCGAATACCTTTATGAAACGATAGTGTCATTTTGGCAGTTTTATATGATCacaaattaattttatattgttgTTAGAGTTGAAAAGTTAAAACGTGTGATCAATGCAGGACTTGCTCGAATGTGATGATTGTGGCATTCTCATTGTAGGTTAGCCTCTTTTCAGTAGTCAATTACATTTCTGGTATCTCAAATCAATCTCACaatgcaataaaattaaaacggATGACAAAACATATGCCTCAAATAATAAagaataacttgcatataacgaGTTTTATAGCTTCATCTCCTTGCGTCTTTCGTTATGTAGAACACATGAAGATGAAACATGCGACAAGTAAGTTGGTTTGATGGGTTGCCATATCTTATTGGTAGCTTTACCTATAAAATTAGAAATGATGGAGTTTCTTAGCTTTGGCACGAAGGGTTGAGTGATGGGTACACTCGATCTCGCTATGATTACGATGATGACGACATTGCTTCTTTCTCTTTTGGGCCACTTTTCACTAATCTAAGATTGAGTGAAATGTGCATTTGGTATAGGCCATCATTATTTTCGTCTCCAACAAAGTATCTCACTTCACTTGTGGCCCAAAGATATATTAAGGAAAAAGCTTGGTATGTGACATCTAAACCATATAATTTCCCAAAGTTGGTGAAGTGTTGATAAACAAACATAGACCACACTTCATGTAATTGATTTGATATCTAATAGATGATGTGAGAGTCCGAATCACGACTCATATAGTTATCGAcgatttgttttaaatttttttacatacttgtttttatttattattaatggAAAGAGAGATTCAAACTTAAGACCTAGTACAAATTTAGAATGAGTAATACGATTAGACTTTCTTAGAGTTAACACCTTATAAAGAACAGAACACAATTTCTTGTGCCCAGATGACCGTATAAGTGTAGTGGACACTAAGAGTGAGATATAAAAGAACGGAGGATGAAACCataatatgaaaagaaaaaaaacatatgtCTTGTACGTGTGACCCGATAACCAAATAATATAATTGTTCAATCTAAAAGAACTAAGACTTGATCCTGTAAAAACAAACACATGCTTTGTGATGTATCCAAAGTTTTgagaaaaaagaggaaaacaCTTACTTAAAAAGCACCCTCTCCAAAATTAAGAACATAAACACACACTAAATTTTCTTAAAACTAAAAGCTAGAGATTCCAGGTTTGATTTCTGTCACTGGTGTGGAAGAAGACATGCTTGAGATTAGGAAGAGGTTGAAATGCATGTACGAGTCTTCTTAGGCCTCGGAAAGAATAGATAACCGTGATTTgacatcagttttttttttttttaaatataaaaataaaaaagtgccACTCACATGGCCCTGGTATAGTCTATTCCAGTCACGTGTCCCGGTGCGAGACACATGTGCGACTCCGCAAGCCTTTCTCTGTGCACTCATCCAAACCAATCCAACATCCCATTTACCCCACAATACCGCTGGCGCTTAACCGTCATCCAATATCTGCAGTCGTTTCTCAAGCGTTAAACATAGCATCCCTGCAACCACACCAATCCGTGTGCCATTAGGTTCGATCTTGTTTTACTGTTCCTCGCTTGGCACGCGTCCATCGTCGCTGCCGTTTCTGTTTCAGTTCtctgctttttctttctttgctttccatttctcttctctctctcgccCTCCTCTCAAGTGTTTTGCAAGCATTTCTCCCTTTCTCTTTGTCGCCATGGTCTCCATCACTCTCAAACCTTCGTTTCTTCTATCCCTGTCAAATCTTGGCTTGCTGGAAAACTCTGAAGCAGTTTAAGCTTCTTCAGCTTTTTGATTTGGATTGAAGATGATTTTAAGCCAACAAGGTTAGCGTTTTCTGGTAAGTTGTTTGAATCCTACATCTCggagtttttgttttattttttcaaatctatgg
Proteins encoded in this region:
- the LOC126630305 gene encoding probable F-box protein At1g44080, which translates into the protein MDYNRLSFLHNYQRWSSPFHATSDFFLHTKIVDWANLPTDVLSLIYDRLSVASDCIQFMAVCRSWRCMKKDRKYKRARLTTPMVFVSERKENTWNVYDFVNNQVLGFQLKLPKTRFCGSSNGWIITVENFVVTLRNPQYDVKGRTERPSIIRLPPLKPQVNYKLRGYAKAHSDYFVIKATMSTDPISNSKDCIVMVLYEPLSQLAFIRLGKDTRWTYIDKYGDEIYLWIKDVVLIEDKIYFVDSRSRLWAFESTSKSTVDVQLVATGIADRPQKMYLVGSKKKGLLMIYRFSEYGRFTRESRKFRIFELNSNDEWIEKNDLGDIALFVGDNNSVFVVASMHSRCQSNCIYFVNDNDGIQCRHTFDDFGVYNVKSQSVTKPAHLRNPVKRTRYPPFMFQPTVYM